A window of Indicator indicator isolate 239-I01 chromosome 40, UM_Iind_1.1, whole genome shotgun sequence contains these coding sequences:
- the SLC27A3 gene encoding long-chain fatty acid transport protein 3 has product MALAAALAAVAALALLQRLLRPHLWADLAFVLRAARCRRRAVAAAAAAGGCRSLAARFLRAAREAPARPFLRTRGRAEPYGSGARSVARVANALRGWPLTGSGELGPGVTVGLLVGNEPRFVWGWLGLAALGARPAFLGTALPPAALRHCLRACGARGLLVADDLFASVEPILPSLREDGIVVWVLGSGPYPLGVVALQELLDTASEELEPEDVWQPKDMNDTCLYIFTSGTTGLPKAARVSHLKSIMCLSFYELVGASGRDVVYLALPLYHMAGSLLGIVGCIGIGATCVLKEKFSASQFWADCRAEGVTVFQYIGELCRYLVNQPQCPGERDHRLRLAVGSGLRPDVWRSFLQRFGAIRIVETYGMTEGNVTLFNYTGTPGAVGRSSFIYKLFSPFEIVRYDVTEGAPVRDAAGRCIRVRAGETGLLIAPVTARAPFLGYAGSRELSEQKLLRGVFAEGDTYFSTGDLMEQDAAQFVRFRDRTGDTYRWKGENVATTEVAEVLVAHESLQEATVYGVTVPGHEGRAGMAAVVLRPGWRLDGSALYRHLEQLLPPYARPRFLRLQERLAMTETFKQQKVRLAQEGFDPARVPDPLFLLDEASRAYVPLGPALLQGVLDGSFRI; this is encoded by the exons ATGGCGCTGGCGGCGGCGCTGGCGGCGGTGGCGGCTCTGGcgctgctgcagaggctgctccgGCCGCACCTTTGGGCTGATTTGGCCTTTGTGCTACGGGCGGCCCGGTGCCGGCGgcgggcggtggcggcggcggcggcagccgGGGGGTGCCGCTCCTTGGCCGCTCGGTTCCTGCGGGCGGCTCGGGAGGCACCGGCGCGGCCGTTTCTGCGGACGCGGGGGAGAGCGGAGCCGTACGGGAGTGGGGCACGGAGCGTGGCCCGGGTGGCCAACGCGCTGCGGGGGTGGCCCCTGACGGGGAGCGGGGAGCTGGGCCCCGGTGTCACcgtggggctgctggtggggaaCGAGCCGCGGTTCgtctggggctggctggggctggcggCGCTCGGAGCCCGTCCTGCCTTCCTGGGCACGGCGCTGCCGCCCGCCGCGCTCCGGCACTGCCTGCGGGCCTGCGGGGCAcgggggctgctggtggccgaCG ACCTGTTTGCTTCGGTGGAGCccatcctgcccagcctgcGGGAGGATGGCATCGTGGTGTGGGTGCTGGGCTCGGGGCCCTACCCCCTTGGCGTGGTGgcccttcaggagctgctggacacagcttctgaggagctggagcctgaGGACGTCTGGCAGCCCAAGGACATGAACGATACCTGCCTCTACATCTTCACCTCTGGCACCACTG GCCTCCCCAAAGCTGCTCGTGTCTCCCACCTCAAGTCCATCATGTGCCTGAGCTTCTACGAGCTGGTGGGAGCTTCCGGCCGGGACGTGGTGTACCTGGCGCTGCCCCTCTACCACATGGCCGGATCCCTCCTGGGCATCGTTGGCTGCATCGGCATcg GGGCCACTTGTGTGCTGAAGGAGAAGTTCTCAGccagccagttctgggctgaCTGCCGCGCCGAGGGCGTCACCGTCTTCCAGTACATCGGAGAGCTCTGCCGCTACCTCGtcaaccagccccag TGCCCTGGGGAGCGAGACCACCGGCTGCGGCTGGCGGTGGGCAGCGGCCTGCGCCCCGACGTCTGGAGGAGCTTCCTGCAGCGCTTCGGCGCCATCCGCATCGTGGAGACCTACGGCATGACCGAGGGCAACGTCACCCTCTTCAACTACACCGGGACCCCGGGGGCCGTGGGGCGCAGCAGCTTCATCTACAag CTCTTCTCGCCCTTCGAGATCGTTCGCTACGATGTCACCGAGGGAGCCCCGGTGCGGGACGCGGCCGGGCGCTGCATCCGCGTGCGGGCCG GCGAGACGGGGCTGCTGATCGCTCCGGTGACCGCCCGGGCCCCCTTCCTGGGCTACGCTGGCAGCCGGGAGCTGTcggagcagaagctgctgcgCGGAGTCTTCGCCGAGGGCGATACCTACTTCAGCACcggggacctgatggagcaggatgCGGCCCAGTTCGTGCGCTTCCGGGACCGCACTGGGGACACTTACAG GTGGAAAGGTGAGAACGTGGCCACCACAGAGGTGGCCGAAGTCTTGGTGGCCCACGAGTCCCTGCAGGAAGCCACCGTCTATGGCGTCACCGTGCCAG GCCACGAGGGCCGTGCCGGGATGGCTGCCGTGGTGCTGCGCCCCGGCTGGCGGCTGGACGGCTCCGCGCTCTACCGgcacctggagcagctgctgccgcCCTACGCCCGGCCCCGCTTCCTCCGCCTGCAG GAGCGGCTGGCGATGACGGAGACGTTCAAGCAGCAGAAGGTGCGGCTGGCGCAGGAGGGCTTTGACCCTGCTCGCGTCCCTGACCCTCTCTTCCTGCTGGACGAGGCCAGCAGAGCCTACGTGCCTCTGGGCCCCGCGCTGCTGCAGGGGGTCCTGGATGGGAGCTTCCGCATTTAG